In one window of Cellulophaga sp. HaHa_2_95 DNA:
- a CDS encoding OmpA family protein, whose amino-acid sequence MKHLSKLLVVALLFVGFNSIQAQDENNPWQVGFGVNAIDVYPTSDVSSFGNEYFNATDHWNILPSISYVSVSRYVGDGFSVGARGSLNRIDKLGDVSVDDLSHYALDGTIKYNILKNTVVDPFVEIGGGYTWIDEIGAGTANGGIGVNIWFTENIGLTLQTQYKHSFEDYLAPHMQHLAGLSIKFGGTDTDGDGVYDKDDACPEVAGLEAFNGCPDADGDGIEDSKDACPNEAGSKEMNGCPDADGDGVADKDDACPNEAGTAALKGCPDADGDGVADKDDECPAEAGPASNKGCPFLDKDGDGVLDKDDMCPDVAGTVANKGCPEVTEEVQKKLNDYARTILFDTGKSSIKAESTSVMVDIITILKEYPNAKFTVEGHTDSVGSAKLNQSLSESRALSVKEFLVEKGIEEFRLSAIGYGEEKPIASNSTRAGRTQNRRVEINLVK is encoded by the coding sequence ATGAAACATCTTAGCAAATTATTGGTTGTTGCCCTACTTTTTGTAGGATTTAACAGCATTCAAGCGCAAGACGAGAATAATCCATGGCAAGTTGGTTTTGGTGTAAACGCAATTGATGTTTATCCAACTAGTGATGTAAGTTCTTTTGGAAATGAGTATTTCAACGCTACTGATCACTGGAATATCCTTCCTTCTATCTCTTATGTATCTGTTTCTAGATACGTTGGTGACGGATTTTCTGTTGGAGCTAGAGGTTCTTTAAACAGAATCGACAAGTTAGGTGATGTATCTGTTGATGATTTATCTCACTACGCTCTTGATGGTACTATTAAATACAACATTTTAAAAAATACAGTAGTTGATCCTTTCGTTGAAATCGGTGGTGGTTATACTTGGATTGATGAAATCGGAGCTGGTACAGCTAACGGTGGTATTGGTGTTAATATCTGGTTTACTGAGAACATCGGTTTAACTTTACAAACTCAATATAAGCATTCTTTCGAAGATTACTTAGCTCCTCACATGCAGCACTTAGCTGGTCTTAGCATCAAATTTGGTGGTACTGATACAGATGGTGATGGTGTTTATGACAAAGATGATGCTTGTCCAGAAGTTGCTGGTTTAGAAGCTTTCAACGGTTGTCCAGATGCTGACGGTGATGGTATCGAAGATAGCAAAGATGCTTGTCCTAATGAAGCTGGTTCTAAAGAAATGAACGGATGTCCAGATGCTGATGGCGATGGTGTTGCTGATAAAGATGATGCTTGTCCTAACGAAGCTGGTACTGCTGCCTTAAAAGGTTGTCCAGATGCTGATGGTGACGGTGTTGCTGATAAAGATGATGAGTGTCCTGCTGAAGCTGGTCCTGCTTCTAACAAAGGTTGTCCTTTCTTAGATAAAGACGGTGACGGTGTATTAGATAAAGATGATATGTGTCCAGATGTTGCTGGTACTGTAGCTAACAAAGGTTGTCCTGAAGTTACTGAAGAAGTTCAGAAAAAATTGAATGACTATGCTAGAACTATCTTATTTGATACAGGTAAATCTTCTATCAAAGCTGAGTCTACTTCAGTTATGGTTGACATTATCACAATCTTAAAAGAATATCCTAATGCTAAATTTACTGTAGAAGGTCATACTGATAGCGTTGGTTCTGCTAAATTGAACCAAAGTTTATCTGAGTCTCGTGCTCTTTCTGTAAAAGAATTTTTAGTAGAAAAAGGAATCGAAGAATTCAGATTATCTGCAATTGGTTACGGTGAAGAGAAGCCTATCGCTTCTAACAGTACAAGAGCTGGTAGAACTCAAAACAGAAGAGTTGAAATTAACTTAGTTAAATAA